One genomic segment of Pandoraea sputorum includes these proteins:
- a CDS encoding sensor histidine kinase — protein sequence MPQPNLRRQLALWLLFPLLGLLALDTWLTYQRAMSAANSAFDRSLEFSIKSIREGTQLIDGEVQVNLPYLALEMFESDRGGKIYYVIREGGDGVQGGDNDGRAVTGYHDLPLPPARVTPEPYHTAFYDATYRGETLRMGALQLPVHDVPNAKTRVVWIVVGETTEARHELARQILTGALQQEVLLVVLALAIVWLGVTRGLRPLNRLSAKVAAREEDDTTPLENVDLPTEVKPLVESINQYVGRVGRMQASRQRFFADAAHQLKTPLAIIQAESELTLRESLSAQARERVERLNQAVKQAAKSVRQLLSLSRLEAEDGPPVAMVPTRLDEAARSVTLDWSPVARSRGIDLGFENDGAVTVLAQRELLAELCGNLIDNAIRYAGDGAVITVRTRRGGATGHLRHLGHLDGADVANVSDATNGGHDNPDGPMLQVVDNGPGIPTHERDAVFERFYRRESAVLTQSTADGSGLGLAIVKEIARKHHAVVTLGEAPGGGLEVTVRFPANEVA from the coding sequence ATGCCGCAACCGAATCTCCGCCGTCAACTGGCGCTCTGGCTGCTGTTCCCGTTGCTGGGGCTGCTCGCGCTCGACACCTGGCTGACGTATCAACGTGCGATGAGTGCGGCCAACTCGGCGTTCGACCGCTCGCTGGAGTTCTCGATCAAGTCGATTCGCGAAGGCACGCAACTGATCGACGGCGAGGTGCAGGTCAATCTGCCGTATCTCGCGCTGGAGATGTTCGAATCGGATCGTGGCGGCAAGATCTACTACGTCATTCGTGAGGGCGGCGACGGCGTGCAGGGCGGCGATAACGACGGCCGTGCCGTCACGGGCTATCACGACCTGCCGTTGCCGCCCGCACGCGTCACGCCCGAGCCTTATCACACGGCCTTCTACGACGCCACCTATCGTGGGGAGACGCTGCGTATGGGCGCCCTCCAGTTGCCGGTCCACGATGTGCCGAACGCGAAGACGCGTGTCGTGTGGATCGTCGTCGGGGAGACGACCGAGGCGCGTCACGAGCTTGCGCGCCAGATTCTGACTGGCGCACTTCAGCAGGAGGTGCTGCTGGTGGTGCTGGCGCTCGCGATCGTGTGGCTCGGTGTGACGCGCGGCCTGCGTCCGCTCAACCGGCTCTCGGCCAAGGTTGCCGCGCGAGAGGAGGACGACACGACGCCGCTCGAAAACGTCGATCTGCCGACCGAGGTCAAGCCGCTCGTCGAGTCCATCAACCAGTACGTGGGGCGGGTGGGGCGCATGCAGGCGTCGCGTCAGCGCTTCTTTGCGGACGCCGCCCATCAGTTGAAGACGCCGCTGGCGATCATTCAGGCAGAGTCCGAGCTGACGCTGCGCGAATCGTTGAGTGCACAGGCACGTGAGCGCGTCGAGCGCCTCAATCAGGCGGTGAAGCAGGCGGCGAAGAGCGTGCGGCAGTTGCTCTCGCTGTCGCGTCTGGAGGCCGAGGACGGCCCGCCCGTGGCGATGGTGCCGACCCGGCTCGACGAGGCGGCACGCAGCGTCACACTCGACTGGTCGCCGGTGGCGCGCTCGCGCGGGATCGACCTCGGCTTCGAGAACGACGGTGCCGTGACGGTACTGGCGCAACGTGAGTTGCTGGCCGAGTTGTGCGGCAACCTGATCGACAACGCCATTCGCTATGCGGGGGACGGCGCAGTGATCACCGTGCGCACGCGGCGCGGGGGGGCGACGGGCCACTTGCGCCACTTGGGCCACTTGGACGGCGCGGACGTTGCCAACGTTTCGGACGCGACGAATGGCGGGCACGACAATCCCGACGGGCCGATGCTCCAGGTCGTCGACAACGGCCCCGGCATCCCGACGCACGAGCGCGACGCCGTGTTCGAACGCTTCTATCGTCGCGAGTCCGCAGTGCTCACCCAATCCACCGCCGATGGCTCCGGTCTCGGGCTCGCCATCGTCAAGGAAATCGCACGGAAACATCACGCCGTCGTGACGCTTGGCGAAGCCCCGGGGGGCGGTCTGGAAGTCACCGTTCGATTCCCGGCGAATGAGGTTGCCTAA